In Methanonatronarchaeum sp. AMET-Sl, one genomic interval encodes:
- the cysK gene encoding cysteine synthase A: MKINENITQLIGNTPLIRLNSFSPNLIAKLEQFNPMSSVKDRIALSMINKAEKEGKIDKETTIIEPTSGNTGIGLAFICASKGYNLTLTMPESMSQERRKLMKILGANLILTQSQKGMDGAINKAQQIAKQNSNTFIPQQFKNKANPQIHRETTGKEIWKATDGEIDTFIAGVGTGGTITGVAEYIKEKKGKKDFQAIAVEPKNSPVLSGGKPGPHTIQGIGAGFIPEILRTELIDEVITVQDEDAKKTTKKLANQEGILAGISSGAALKAALDYIKQPKNKDKLTVVMLPDTGERYISTDLFHKL; this comes from the coding sequence TTGAAGATAAATGAAAACATAACACAACTAATTGGAAACACCCCACTAATCAGACTTAACTCATTCTCACCAAACCTAATAGCAAAACTAGAACAATTCAACCCAATGTCAAGCGTAAAAGACCGCATCGCACTATCAATGATAAACAAAGCAGAAAAAGAAGGCAAAATAGATAAAGAAACAACAATCATAGAACCAACAAGCGGAAACACAGGAATAGGCCTAGCCTTCATCTGTGCATCAAAAGGATACAACCTAACACTAACAATGCCCGAATCCATGAGCCAAGAAAGAAGAAAACTCATGAAAATACTTGGAGCCAACCTAATACTCACACAAAGCCAAAAAGGCATGGACGGCGCAATAAACAAAGCCCAACAAATAGCAAAACAAAACTCCAATACATTCATCCCACAACAATTTAAAAACAAAGCCAACCCCCAAATCCATAGGGAAACCACGGGAAAAGAAATATGGAAAGCAACCGATGGAGAAATAGATACCTTTATAGCTGGAGTAGGAACCGGAGGAACAATAACAGGAGTAGCAGAATACATAAAAGAAAAAAAAGGTAAAAAAGATTTTCAAGCAATCGCAGTAGAACCAAAAAACTCACCTGTATTATCAGGAGGAAAACCAGGTCCACACACCATCCAAGGAATCGGAGCCGGATTCATACCAGAAATACTAAGAACAGAACTAATAGACGAAGTAATCACAGTCCAAGATGAAGACGCTAAAAAAACAACAAAAAAACTAGCAAACCAAGAAGGAATACTAGCAGGCATTTCATCAGGAGCAGCATTAAAAGCAGCCCTCGACTACATCAAGCAACCAAAAAATAAAGATAAACTCACAGTAGTAATGCTACCAGACACAGGTGAAAGATACATATCAACAGACCTTTTCCACAAACTCTAA
- the cysE gene encoding serine O-acetyltransferase, with the protein MNRPFPQTLNHKHPNKGKKMFKKIREDIKTVFERDPAAKNTFEVITCYPGLHAIWMHRISHYLWNHRLKWLARFISHISRFLTSIEIHPGAEIGDRFFIDHGAGVVIGETAEIGDDVLMYQGSTLGGTSMGKGKRHPTIKDGVVIGASSVLLGPIEIGEEARVGAGSVVLESVPKETTVVGIPAKPVEEVKRRENKLKHADLPDPVEKEINKVYQKIRELETKIENKNTGKNK; encoded by the coding sequence ATCAACAGACCTTTTCCACAAACTCTAAACCACAAACACCCAAATAAAGGGAAAAAAATGTTTAAAAAAATCAGAGAAGACATAAAAACCGTATTTGAAAGAGACCCAGCAGCTAAAAATACATTCGAAGTAATAACCTGCTACCCCGGACTACATGCAATCTGGATGCATCGAATATCCCACTACTTATGGAACCATAGATTAAAATGGCTCGCAAGATTCATCTCCCATATCTCAAGATTCCTAACCTCAATAGAGATACATCCAGGAGCAGAGATAGGAGATAGATTCTTCATAGACCATGGAGCGGGAGTAGTAATAGGAGAAACAGCAGAAATAGGTGACGACGTATTAATGTACCAAGGCTCCACATTAGGCGGAACATCGATGGGAAAAGGTAAAAGACACCCAACAATAAAAGACGGAGTAGTGATAGGAGCATCCTCAGTCCTATTAGGACCAATAGAAATTGGAGAAGAAGCCAGAGTTGGAGCAGGCTCAGTCGTACTAGAATCAGTACCAAAAGAAACAACAGTCGTAGGAATACCCGCAAAACCAGTAGAAGAAGTCAAAAGAAGAGAAAACAAACTAAAACACGCAGACCTACCCGATCCAGTAGAAAAAGAAATAAATAAAGTTTACCAAAAAATAAGAGAACTAGAAACCAAAATAGAAAACAAAAACACAGGAAAAAATAAATAA
- the hisB gene encoding imidazoleglycerol-phosphate dehydratase HisB has translation MKKARVERKTVETSVLVEFMVDGSGDNELDTGIGFMDHMLDSFATHGRFNLVVDVDGDLDVDKHHTIEDTGMVLGSAIKKSIEEINIDRFGFASVPMDEAIAKTSIDVSGRSYLVIDIPEGTVGGVNNVLIEHFFRSLCDSAGMTVHIQAVGDDMHHIVEAVFKSFGRALNQALKESSGVISTKGTLD, from the coding sequence ATGAAAAAAGCCAGAGTTGAAAGAAAAACCGTTGAAACATCTGTTTTAGTTGAATTTATGGTGGATGGGTCCGGCGATAATGAATTAGATACCGGTATTGGTTTCATGGATCACATGCTTGATTCATTTGCTACACATGGCAGATTCAATCTAGTTGTCGATGTTGATGGGGATCTTGATGTTGATAAACATCATACGATAGAAGACACTGGAATGGTTTTGGGTAGTGCTATAAAAAAATCTATAGAAGAAATCAATATTGATAGATTTGGATTTGCCTCAGTACCTATGGATGAAGCGATAGCAAAAACCTCAATCGATGTTTCGGGACGTAGTTATCTCGTTATTGATATACCGGAGGGAACTGTTGGTGGTGTCAACAATGTTTTGATTGAACATTTCTTCAGGTCTCTATGTGATTCTGCTGGAATGACGGTACATATCCAAGCTGTTGGGGATGACATGCATCATATAGTTGAGGCTGTATTCAAGTCATTTGGTAGAGCGTTAAATCAAGCTTTAAAAGAATCTAGTGGAGTAATCAGTACTAAAGGAACCCTAGATTAA
- the hisA gene encoding 1-(5-phosphoribosyl)-5-[(5-phosphoribosylamino)methylideneamino]imidazole-4-carboxamide isomerase — translation MFDVIPAVDIKDGRCVQLVQGKPGTGDEYGGPVMAAERWVGSGARRLHVIDLDGAFKGRQKNFDSIREIVERFDVPVQVGGGIRSYSAVERLIDLGVDRVFVGTIAFEDRDLLERVVDGFGESIYISIDAKDGEVMVDGWTKGSGVEVTEACKEFEELGVGGFLFTNIDKEGKMEGIDIDSFKRVIEATELPVVASGGVSSIQDLVDLDNAGASGAVVGSALYNGKLDFSKAIDIFSG, via the coding sequence TTGTTTGATGTAATTCCGGCTGTTGACATTAAGGATGGTAGGTGTGTTCAACTTGTCCAGGGTAAGCCTGGTACAGGTGATGAGTATGGTGGTCCAGTTATGGCTGCTGAACGATGGGTTGGTTCTGGTGCTCGACGTCTTCATGTGATAGATCTTGATGGTGCTTTTAAGGGTCGTCAAAAAAACTTTGATAGCATTCGGGAGATAGTTGAGAGGTTTGATGTTCCTGTTCAGGTTGGTGGTGGTATACGTAGTTATAGTGCTGTCGAGAGATTGATCGATTTAGGGGTTGACCGTGTTTTTGTTGGAACGATAGCGTTTGAGGATAGAGATTTGTTGGAGAGGGTTGTTGATGGTTTTGGTGAGTCTATTTATATCTCGATAGATGCTAAGGATGGAGAGGTTATGGTTGATGGTTGGACAAAAGGTAGTGGTGTCGAGGTAACTGAGGCTTGTAAGGAGTTTGAGGAACTTGGTGTTGGTGGTTTTCTCTTCACCAACATAGATAAGGAAGGTAAGATGGAGGGGATTGACATCGATAGTTTTAAAAGGGTTATTGAGGCAACTGAACTACCTGTTGTTGCTTCTGGAGGTGTTTCTTCCATCCAAGATTTGGTTGATTTGGATAATGCTGGTGCTTCGGGAGCTGTTGTTGGCAGTGCTCTTTATAATGGTAAACTTGATTTTAGTAAGGCTATAGATATTTTTAGTGGTTGA
- the hisG gene encoding ATP phosphoribosyltransferase encodes MRIAVPNKGRIHRPSMELLEKAGLHIEDKGDRKLFARTADPDIMLLFARTADIPEYVNDGAADIGITSLDFISETDVDVELLLDLDFGVAEIVFAVPEDSEINKAGDVDDSMNIATEFPNITRNYFGDLGISPDIIEVSGATEMTPQVGIADGIVDLTSTGTTLKVNKLRVVDKILDTSAHLIANKESLESNSKKIREIEMAVESVLRGRRKKYLMMNVPSDRLGSVKEVLPGMSGPTVMNVESEDDVVALHVVVDESELYKVIQKVRDEGAKDILVTSIDRLVP; translated from the coding sequence ATGAGAATTGCTGTTCCAAATAAAGGAAGGATTCATAGACCGAGTATGGAGCTTCTTGAGAAGGCTGGACTACATATCGAGGATAAAGGGGATAGGAAGCTTTTTGCAAGAACTGCGGACCCCGATATAATGTTGTTGTTTGCTAGAACTGCAGATATTCCTGAATATGTAAATGATGGTGCTGCAGATATCGGTATTACCAGTCTTGATTTCATTAGCGAGACAGATGTTGATGTTGAGTTGTTGTTGGATCTGGATTTTGGTGTTGCAGAAATCGTTTTCGCTGTTCCTGAGGACTCCGAGATAAATAAAGCAGGGGATGTTGATGATTCTATGAACATTGCGACCGAATTTCCTAACATAACGAGAAACTATTTTGGGGATCTTGGGATTTCTCCTGACATAATTGAGGTTTCTGGTGCAACTGAGATGACTCCTCAGGTTGGTATTGCTGATGGTATTGTGGATCTTACAAGCACTGGCACGACTCTTAAAGTTAATAAATTGAGGGTTGTTGATAAGATATTGGATACTTCTGCACACTTGATCGCTAACAAAGAATCTCTGGAGAGTAATTCTAAGAAGATACGTGAGATTGAGATGGCGGTTGAAAGTGTTTTGAGGGGTCGGAGGAAAAAATACTTGATGATGAATGTCCCGAGTGATAGGTTGGGGTCTGTCAAAGAGGTTTTACCAGGTATGTCAGGTCCTACCGTAATGAACGTTGAGTCTGAAGATGATGTTGTAGCACTTCATGTCGTTGTTGATGAATCTGAGTTATACAAGGTTATACAGAAAGTACGTGATGAGGGTGCTAAAGATATTTTAGTCACATCTATAGATAGGTTGGTTCCTTAA
- a CDS encoding helix-turn-helix domain-containing protein — MPKQPCEIIVLHVLPSVRAQISKDLVEMGMSQQKVSEIIGITPAAISQYVSGKRGYEMEFKGEVREKIQDFAQQTYNQGEADVLQGVCSICDVVKENGVLCDLYEKYEEQTNKCSSCKFRTVCSCG, encoded by the coding sequence ATGCCAAAACAGCCATGCGAAATAATAGTACTACACGTACTACCATCCGTTAGAGCACAGATCTCAAAAGATCTAGTAGAGATGGGTATGTCCCAACAAAAGGTATCCGAAATAATAGGAATAACCCCAGCCGCAATTTCACAATACGTAAGTGGAAAAAGAGGATACGAAATGGAATTCAAAGGAGAAGTACGAGAAAAAATCCAAGACTTCGCACAACAAACATACAACCAAGGAGAAGCCGACGTACTCCAAGGAGTATGCAGCATATGCGACGTAGTAAAAGAAAACGGAGTCCTATGCGACCTCTACGAAAAATACGAAGAACAAACAAACAAATGTAGTTCATGCAAATTCAGAACAGTATGCTCCTGCGGATAA
- a CDS encoding RNA-binding protein: protein MKITSRHHMRSDKIRDLRNEINEMFGSDVIKLDSDVEVAETDEGHNLIFIDKEPVLMEFGDDVFLTIVGALNNDVDKRRVVVDQGAIPFLLNGADLMAPGVVTADVDIGVNDLFLVVEEEHEKPIAVCRAVEDGVFMVESDSGKVGENVHYVQDELWDFLKDV from the coding sequence ATGAAGATAACTTCTAGACATCATATGAGAAGTGATAAAATACGTGATCTTAGGAATGAAATTAATGAGATGTTTGGTTCAGATGTTATAAAACTGGATTCTGATGTTGAGGTTGCTGAGACAGATGAAGGTCATAACTTGATTTTTATTGATAAGGAACCTGTTTTGATGGAGTTTGGTGATGATGTTTTTTTAACTATTGTTGGGGCTCTCAATAATGATGTTGATAAAAGGAGGGTTGTTGTGGATCAGGGTGCAATTCCTTTTTTATTGAATGGGGCTGATTTGATGGCGCCTGGTGTTGTAACTGCTGATGTTGATATAGGGGTCAATGATTTGTTTTTGGTGGTGGAGGAAGAGCATGAGAAACCTATAGCGGTTTGTAGAGCTGTTGAGGATGGTGTGTTTATGGTGGAAAGTGATTCTGGTAAGGTTGGTGAAAACGTTCATTATGTACAGGATGAGTTGTGGGATTTTTTGAAGGATGTTTGA
- the tnpA gene encoding IS200/IS605 family transposase has translation MGKTRYSRYQINYHFVWIPKYRRDVLTGDVKESLDKIIKEIIDRMNGEVLSLEIQPDHVHLFVSMKPKYSPAKIINAVKGASSRRVRNEHKELKEQGDSLWTRTYYVGTAGKVSDKTIRRYIEECQST, from the coding sequence ATGGGGAAAACCCGTTACTCACGTTACCAAATAAACTATCATTTTGTCTGGATACCTAAATACAGACGGGATGTTTTAACAGGTGATGTAAAAGAATCTCTCGACAAGATAATAAAAGAGATAATAGATAGGATGAATGGAGAAGTATTATCTCTGGAGATACAGCCAGACCATGTTCATCTTTTTGTTTCTATGAAACCTAAATATTCTCCAGCAAAGATTATCAACGCTGTCAAAGGTGCATCTTCAAGAAGGGTACGAAACGAACATAAAGAGCTGAAAGAACAGGGTGATAGTCTTTGGACGAGGACATACTATGTGGGTACTGCTGGAAAGGTATCGGATAAAACGATAAGGAGGTATATCGAAGAATGTCAGAGTACGTGA
- a CDS encoding zinc ribbon domain-containing protein: MSEYVKTVKVPLHFDTTDKKLSYLDNLTGRQTYAVQLFCERLNENDIVPKYRSGVREFSDYVREETGLSAGFIQQAEDKVLWMYKQYKKSHDRWEWALSNATEGTRWYKKLEEREPSVPNPKKSLKKIPTPFDNRTGEVQKTDKLDLTEWVAHISTLKKGETIDILLNPSDWHKEQLEEAEEIKTFEIVHHPERECEYIVHIVCKYKSDTVRTGSVCGVDLGIKRDLSAVLIDDNGVEQFTILQNDKFERLKELDDRISHLRREEKYEVLKKLRNKRERVAEDYDRKMAKQFAELLPDGTTVFFGNPRDIRYNKYKGNGDKAGRKLLQHWSFSRIIDQCVLKLNETGKNGEKITEWNTSRLHYKCNKQVKRPYNDSFQRIKCSTCDDELDAEFNASVNIAVKGISQHSDKSIEPDTFWQDMAGAIDDIARTGDDLEAKTQ; encoded by the coding sequence ATGTCAGAGTACGTGAAAACAGTCAAAGTACCACTTCATTTTGACACAACAGATAAGAAACTATCGTATCTTGATAACCTGACAGGGAGACAGACCTATGCTGTTCAACTATTCTGTGAGAGGTTGAACGAGAATGATATTGTTCCAAAATACAGGTCTGGAGTACGTGAGTTTTCTGATTATGTACGTGAGGAGACAGGGTTGTCTGCTGGTTTCATCCAGCAGGCAGAGGATAAGGTTCTATGGATGTACAAGCAATACAAGAAAAGTCACGACAGGTGGGAGTGGGCGTTAAGTAATGCTACGGAAGGTACGAGATGGTACAAGAAGTTGGAAGAGCGAGAACCGTCTGTACCGAATCCAAAGAAGTCTTTGAAAAAGATACCTACTCCGTTCGATAATCGTACGGGGGAGGTGCAAAAGACGGATAAACTTGACCTGACAGAGTGGGTTGCTCACATATCAACACTAAAGAAAGGAGAGACGATAGATATACTGCTTAATCCATCTGACTGGCACAAAGAACAGCTCGAAGAGGCGGAGGAGATTAAGACTTTCGAGATTGTTCATCATCCTGAAAGAGAATGTGAGTATATAGTTCATATAGTTTGTAAGTATAAATCTGACACCGTTCGGACAGGTTCTGTGTGTGGTGTGGACTTGGGGATCAAGCGAGACCTATCAGCCGTGCTGATAGATGATAACGGTGTAGAACAGTTCACCATCTTGCAGAACGATAAGTTTGAACGGCTTAAAGAACTTGACGACAGGATAAGTCATCTGCGTAGAGAAGAAAAGTACGAAGTTTTGAAGAAACTTCGCAATAAGCGTGAGAGAGTTGCTGAGGACTATGACAGGAAAATGGCTAAACAGTTCGCAGAACTGTTGCCAGACGGTACAACAGTGTTCTTCGGCAATCCAAGAGATATACGATACAACAAGTACAAAGGAAATGGCGATAAAGCGGGTAGAAAACTGCTACAACACTGGTCGTTCAGCAGGATAATAGACCAGTGTGTGCTGAAACTGAATGAAACAGGTAAAAATGGTGAGAAGATAACCGAATGGAACACTTCAAGACTTCACTATAAATGTAATAAACAGGTCAAGAGACCGTATAACGATTCCTTTCAACGTATCAAGTGCTCTACGTGTGATGATGAACTTGACGCTGAGTTCAATGCGTCAGTCAACATTGCTGTGAAGGGTATATCCCAACACAGCGATAAGTCCATTGAGCCAGATACATTCTGGCAAGATATGGCGGGGGCAATAGATGACATAGCCCGAACTGGAGATGATTTGGAGGCGAAAACCCAATGA